The following coding sequences are from one Betaproteobacteria bacterium window:
- a CDS encoding helix-turn-helix domain-containing protein: MNTSNLNHVLGEQLIDVRQAALMFNLPSYWLSQAKERQERRIPHYRVGKLIRFKPNELEAWIAAQQTSHEGGADA, translated from the coding sequence ATGAATACCTCGAATTTGAATCACGTACTGGGCGAGCAGCTGATCGACGTGCGCCAGGCTGCACTGATGTTCAATCTGCCGTCGTATTGGCTCTCTCAAGCCAAGGAGCGACAGGAGCGTCGCATTCCGCATTACCGCGTCGGCAAACTGATTCGCTTCAAACCCAACGAGCTGGAAGCCTGGATCGCTGCGCAGCAGACGTCACACGAGGGTGGTGCCGATGCTTGA
- a CDS encoding helix-turn-helix domain-containing protein: protein MTKWTIDDVAARFEEAASTSRRLPPVRVQGYFNCWPAIVRSEWETFAADERVYRSFPPSPDAIERMLEVMRWVQWLTVEQRHLVWMRAKRYGWRDITIRFACDRTTAWRHWQRALQTVADQLNGVVIA from the coding sequence ATGACTAAGTGGACTATCGATGACGTTGCTGCTCGGTTTGAAGAGGCCGCAAGCACCAGTCGACGGTTGCCTCCTGTTCGAGTACAGGGATACTTCAACTGCTGGCCCGCCATTGTCCGGAGCGAATGGGAGACCTTTGCAGCGGACGAGAGGGTGTACCGATCCTTTCCGCCGAGTCCAGACGCGATTGAGCGAATGCTGGAGGTCATGCGCTGGGTGCAGTGGCTCACAGTTGAGCAACGTCATCTCGTATGGATGCGCGCGAAGCGCTATGGCTGGCGGGACATCACGATCCGCTTTGCCTGCGACCGCACGACGGCATGGCGGCATTGGCAGCGGGCATTGCAGACGGTCGCAGATCAACTCAATGGTGTGGTGATCGCGTAG